DNA sequence from the Glycine soja cultivar W05 chromosome 18, ASM419377v2, whole genome shotgun sequence genome:
CACACGTTCAGTTAAAATATTAGTACTACTCTTTTTTTTGACTTAACAAATATTTGATaacttaattaagaaaaagttaaaggttgataaattaaattaaaagtatttgataaaaatagatGTAAAActagttaataaatatttgatataaaacaacaccaaagaaatatttaatttatcaatcttaacttaaaatttagtaattatatatacaaaactCTCTTTTAGGCACGCAAATGGAATGGTTTAGTGGTTTGTGtgatgaagaggaaagaaaggaaCTTGGATTCATGATGAAGaatgccattttttttatcatcaagaAAGGAAATAAGAAACTACATACACAAAAACACAGTTCCAATAACATCAGGTGTGAGACAAGAATCCAGAATAGCTGCATAAATTAAAGGAGGGATGAGGCACCAAGCTTTAGCAAGCTTGTCGGCACACATGTTGCCTTCTCTATCTTATGTTGTTGATGAACATGATCGACGTGAGAGAATCTGATTCCACAATGAAGTCCATGATAAATGGCTAGGAGTTCAGCGTGGATGTTCGTTGTATGATCGCAAGATCCGTAGAAAATGAAGAATGACATTGATAGTGGCCTCATtggttagaaattaaaataaggtaGCAAGACTTTTCTCATTCCCAACGTGAACGAGAAAGTTTAAATCCCAAAGatactaatatttaaatattaaaactcattttttcggttaattcaaaaaatcatcattatttttttttcaatttctttcttttcatatatCACTATATCATATAAACTTTGTGTAATTCAAATAATGGCCCCTTTAATGTAAAGTTTTATTGtgagaaacaaataatttagtaagataatatttgtttaatttttttgttatgtaaaattatattggaTCAATGAAGTCATATAATATAGATTGAGTTAGTTTTTAATCTAATAGATTGAAGTAGAGTCAGTTTCTATGAGAAAACTCACTTCATTTAATTGGAACTTTGGTggaaatttataaaatagttaaatattaGAAGTAAAAAATTAGTGAAAGGTggataaactaattaattgaattaaaaacatttaataaaaaaatcatattatacaAAGCTTATAATGAAACTTCCTCAATTTTAGATTTGTCTGTAAGGCCATTATAAgtataaataattcattttacttCCAGAAGAGATTGAAGCAAAACAGCAAGCTATGAATAACTAATTTAACCAGTAAAACTGATTCctttaaagaaatcattaaacgAACCCAACCATGCAAGTTATACGATGAAATACTGTTCATTAACATCTAATGTCGAACTTATGAAACTTAAGCCAAACAATGGACGAAATAAATTACACTGAAAAAACATCCATGATACATGCGCTCTCCAACACTAGTAAAAcagcaaaaataaatatgaatactTTAGAAATTTAGTCAAACATCGATCAACCTGCACTCAAAATAAGCTCACTATATAAGTCAAAAATCTATTTAGTTCctgatttatcttttaaaatcacTTTAATCCTTCGCTTATTTAAAACAAGCCAGTCACTTCTAATGTAGAATCAAAGTgaacattttaaaaagtaaaataaaaaaaataaacaaaaaaataagataaattaaaaattaacaggtGATTTTGTCAAATATCTATATTGATTATTCTATTTGCTCCTTTCAACACTACACCTCAATGTTTTTGCAGTGTGgaatattaaattaaactacTTCCTTCTTATacataatctaaaaaataacaGACATTATTTGTCCGCAATCTCCTGGAGACCTGGACTCATACTTCTAAGGAAAGGCTAACAGACGTGAAACAAATTAAACCGAACCTTGCAAGTTAtgtggtaaaataataataataaaaaaaaaagactagcaTATTGAACGAAATAAAGTACACTAAAAACACATCTATGATAAATGTGTTCTTCAACACTAATGAAACAGTAACAAGAAATCTGAAGAGAGGAACTACAGTTTTTTGTCAGTCCATAAAAGAAATTTAGTCACGCGTCAACCTGCACTCAAAATAGAAGAAGCTATCAATCTTGGTGAGAAGAGTACAAAGTACTGAAGCACAAGCACAGTTACAGTTTAGGGAAGTAGCAGAATTTATAAACGATGGAAAATGGCATGATAAGAGTTGCAGATTTAGGAATGGTTTGATTGTGTTCAAATTACATTATTAgtattacatttttattatactACTTTAACTTAAATGTTTattctcaattttcttttacTCCTTTCATTTTCACACTACAAAACTCATCCTTAAGTGGGGTTGGAAACCGGAACAGACTTTACATATTCACATTTCACATAATTATGCAGATCGTCAAACCACCTACTTTGGCTACTTATTTATGATagtagagaaaaaataattagaagttTAAAAATTAGTAGTTAACAATTAGTAAAAGTTTTAagttaataaactaattaattaattaaaatttttgataaaattagataTAGACTCTGGTATTGTATACTAGACTTAAAATCCGTGAATGCATAggtttgtttaaaatatatttttatatttatgtataatattaattttgaaataactatataaataaacttattaattttttaaaatatttaagagtacatgaaatataattacaatatgaaaaataagattaattatatttttaactgaacggtttaagaaaatattaagcttatttaaatttattatgatttatttatttttaattaataataatgatataatatttatacttaaaaagaatgcattaaaaaaacaaaaaatagaaattatccGACCAACACATGATGACAGCTGAACAATTATGTATATATGGAATTGCATGACTGtggtcttattttaaaaaatgtcatcattaatttctttttaagcaTACAATTAGTTTATGGACAAGTACATTCTCAAAATGCCACAAAACCTAGAATCACACTTGTCACATTAACCCAATTGTCTTGTTTTTTCACGAAACAACAGAGGAGGGAAGGGAGAAGGCACATCAATCAACTCCCATTTTATTTTGCAccgatttaaaaataataaacggTGAGGATTGACATTAAGGAGCCCTCGCATATATACAACCACACTAAATTATATTTcctaagcatttttttttcatttctatgcTTCATAACTAGAGgatattttgttataaatttagaCAATTATAGAAATACACGCGTCTTTCTACAggcaaaagatttttttaattaaaaatttaacaaaatcttcCGTCTATTAAACCATAGTTTGATGAAGTGCAAGATCACCAAAATACTAGCTAAGTGAAGCAACATAAATTGCGAAATCGCCAAAGTTATTTCCAACAATGGACCATTGTTTAACGTGCAAAGTTTACCAAATTTAGCGGGTTATGGCTAATGATTGGCTTGATAATTTATCTgtcaaacaaactaacaatttcACTCATGTGTCCctaattcattcatgtgtccctaattcatgttctttctcttctaattatcGCATACTTGTTTAAAGCAAGTCATCTAACATCCCAATTCACTCAAATCATGCAATTgatcaatttcaaaatcattcacAAACACAGAAAtttccaaaacaaaacaaaccacTGCACTATATGTAAACTGTTCAAAAAGCTGTAAAATTTGCTGAAAAAGTAACATACTAAACTAAATCTTAATCATaaaaatcaagataaaaatCATCCTCATCCTCGAAGACCTCCACTAGAGGTGTGGCAGCAGGAGAAATCTGTGGAGTAGCCTCTGGTGTGACCTCCGACTCTGGATACGCTTCTGGCTGCGGCTCTTGGGCTGTAGGAGCCTCACCTCCCCCCAAAGGAAAAAActggactcctggccaggccacctggGCCATGAATGCCTCCATGCTCATAATCGGTCGATGCTGAGCCAAGTCATGGATATTCTGCATCAGCAGGCATAAGCCATGGTAGAGGCTCTGCAGCATCAGCACTAGAACGTCTGAGCTCTGCATGGAGGTGCCAGAGGGTGCTGGGACTGATGCTGGTGGTGCATTGAGTTGTTCATTCTTCTCCTAGATAGATAGATGGTCGAATAGcaaaattaatatgatattttgataCTGACAAGTATACTTTAATGTAGTCTTACAAAGCTTAAAAACTGCAGGTAGCACGGACCTTTAGCACTTCAGCCAGCTTCAATACATTCTCATACTCA
Encoded proteins:
- the LOC114395648 gene encoding uncharacterized protein LOC114395648, which produces MNSIISHEMECMKKEHEQISMELKENKAISDLQQKNFTEVIQKNVMEISSLQFAALKQQDEYENVLKLAEVLKEKNEQLNAPPASVPAPSGTSMQSSDVLVLMLQSLYHGLCLLMQNIHDLAQHRPIMSMEAFMAQVAWPGVQFFPLGGGEAPTAQEPQPEAYPESEVTPEATPQISPAATPLVEVFEDEDDFYLDFYD